One part of the Parasphingorhabdus sp. SCSIO 66989 genome encodes these proteins:
- a CDS encoding DUF6445 family protein — translation MSLPSLIVIDDFLADPHAVRRQALGLSYNPANKRGNYPGITSDEALDVAALNDKLSRLVDMQVAGDPDTLHGHCRITKKADKGATGVHIDPADYSGILYLSEEPQDRSGTCFFRHKPTGLERIPTTPVALAKSGYADPSVAVEQIVNTDTNKPARWEKVMTVPMRFNRLVLFSPWMFHDAGPGFGKTQEDARLVMLLFLKKQR, via the coding sequence ATGTCCTTGCCTTCCTTGATCGTTATCGATGACTTTCTCGCCGACCCGCATGCGGTGCGGCGGCAGGCTTTGGGTCTCAGCTACAATCCGGCGAATAAACGCGGCAATTATCCGGGTATTACCTCGGATGAGGCGCTGGATGTAGCAGCACTCAACGATAAGCTCTCGCGTCTTGTCGACATGCAGGTGGCTGGCGATCCCGATACGCTGCACGGCCATTGTCGCATCACCAAAAAGGCCGACAAAGGCGCGACCGGGGTGCATATCGATCCGGCGGACTATTCGGGCATATTGTATCTCAGCGAAGAACCACAGGACCGTAGCGGCACCTGTTTTTTTCGCCACAAGCCAACAGGATTGGAGCGCATCCCGACAACGCCGGTGGCACTGGCAAAATCGGGCTATGCTGATCCCAGTGTTGCGGTCGAGCAAATCGTCAACACAGACACCAACAAACCGGCGCGCTGGGAGAAGGTGATGACCGTGCCGATGCGGTTCAACCGGCTGGTGCTGTTCAGCCCATGGATGTTCCATGATGCGGGGCCCGGCTTTGGCAAAACGCAAGAGGATGCGCGGCTGGTGATGCTGCTCTTTCTCAAAAAACAGCGATAG
- a CDS encoding TIGR03084 family metal-binding protein produces the protein MQQAEDFRTECDAIHALVAPLDTERLAQPTAFKGWSVDAILRHLHVWNVAADLSLTDEAGFQAFFAKVGAAVAKGGMSAFESDYLEGLSGPELVKAWVEFYPQLADHFAAADPKQRVAWAGPSMSARSSITARLMESWAHAQAIYDMLGQVRQDGDHIRNIVVLGVNTFGWTYKNRKLPVPETMPLLELTAPQSGDIWRYGEPGDAGRISGSATEFCQVVTQTRNIADTDLQVEGDIAREWMAMAQCFAGPPHDPPEPGVRKVAVV, from the coding sequence ATGCAACAGGCAGAGGATTTTCGTACCGAATGTGACGCTATACACGCGTTGGTAGCACCTTTGGATACCGAGCGGCTGGCGCAACCAACTGCTTTTAAAGGATGGAGCGTCGATGCCATTTTGCGCCATTTGCATGTCTGGAATGTCGCGGCCGATCTGTCGCTGACCGACGAGGCAGGCTTTCAGGCCTTTTTTGCCAAGGTGGGCGCGGCGGTCGCCAAGGGCGGGATGAGCGCTTTTGAAAGCGACTATCTTGAGGGTCTTTCAGGGCCGGAGCTGGTGAAAGCTTGGGTGGAATTTTATCCGCAGCTTGCCGATCATTTCGCCGCAGCAGACCCGAAGCAGCGCGTTGCCTGGGCGGGTCCGAGCATGAGCGCGCGCTCGTCCATAACCGCGCGGTTGATGGAAAGCTGGGCCCATGCTCAGGCGATATACGATATGCTGGGGCAGGTGCGTCAGGATGGAGACCATATCCGCAATATCGTTGTGCTCGGTGTCAACACCTTTGGCTGGACCTATAAAAACCGCAAATTACCGGTGCCCGAAACCATGCCGCTGCTGGAGCTGACCGCACCACAATCAGGCGACATCTGGCGCTATGGTGAGCCAGGCGATGCCGGACGGATTAGCGGCAGCGCGACCGAATTCTGTCAGGTTGTCACCCAGACACGCAATATTGCCGATACCGACTTGCAGGTAGAAGGTGATATTGCGCGCGAATGGATGGCGATGGCGCAGTGTTTCGCGGGTCCACCGCATGACCCGCCCGAGCCAGGTGTGCGCAAGGTTGCGGTGGTTTAA
- the gpmA gene encoding 2,3-diphosphoglycerate-dependent phosphoglycerate mutase — translation MPQLVLIRHGQSQWNLENRFTGWWDVDVTEKGAAEARAAGVLMREKGLDFDQCFTSLQTRAIKTLNLALEEMQRLWLPVEKDYRLNERHYGGLTGLNKQETRDKHGDEQVHIWRRSFDTPPPPMEAGSQYDLSADRRYAGISVPASESLKNTIERVLPYWEARIAPELKAGKRILISAHGNSLRALVKHLSGISDNDITGLEIPTGQPIVYDLDDDLNERERYYLSER, via the coding sequence GTGCCCCAGCTTGTCCTAATCCGCCATGGTCAGTCGCAATGGAATCTGGAGAACCGATTTACTGGTTGGTGGGATGTCGATGTCACCGAAAAAGGTGCAGCTGAGGCGCGCGCCGCGGGGGTGCTGATGCGCGAAAAGGGGCTGGATTTTGACCAGTGCTTTACCTCGCTGCAAACCCGGGCGATCAAGACGCTCAATCTGGCGCTGGAAGAAATGCAACGGCTGTGGCTGCCGGTGGAGAAGGATTATCGCCTGAATGAGCGGCATTATGGCGGGCTCACCGGTCTCAACAAACAGGAAACCCGCGACAAGCATGGCGATGAGCAGGTGCATATCTGGCGCCGCAGCTTTGATACGCCGCCGCCGCCGATGGAAGCGGGCTCACAATATGATCTGTCGGCAGATCGCCGCTATGCCGGAATCTCTGTTCCGGCTTCGGAAAGCCTGAAAAACACCATTGAACGCGTCTTGCCCTATTGGGAGGCACGCATTGCCCCTGAGCTGAAAGCGGGTAAGCGGATACTGATCTCGGCGCATGGCAACTCTCTGCGGGCGCTGGTCAAACATCTGTCCGGCATTTCCGACAATGATATTACCGGGCTGGAAATCCCTACTGGCCAGCCGATTGTCTATGACCTTGACGATGATCTGAACGAACGCGAGCGTTATTATCTCTCCGAGCGGTAA
- the purE gene encoding 5-(carboxyamino)imidazole ribonucleotide mutase — protein sequence MSENPNHAQHDVAIIMGSQSDWETMLAASKCLEALHVSHDCHIVSAHRTPDRLVNFAKGAVDAGYKVIIAGAGGAAHLPGMVASMTRLPVLGVPVQSKALSGMDSLLSIAQMPGGIPVGTLAIGAAGAKNAGLLAAAILAVNDTALAERLDAWRAEQSAAVAEKPQ from the coding sequence ATGTCCGAGAATCCGAATCACGCGCAGCATGATGTAGCCATCATCATGGGCAGCCAGAGCGACTGGGAAACCATGCTCGCCGCTTCCAAGTGCCTCGAAGCGCTTCATGTCTCGCATGATTGCCATATCGTCTCGGCGCACCGCACCCCGGACCGGCTGGTCAATTTTGCCAAGGGCGCTGTCGATGCAGGTTACAAGGTGATAATTGCCGGCGCGGGTGGCGCGGCGCATCTGCCGGGCATGGTGGCCAGCATGACACGGCTGCCGGTGCTCGGCGTGCCGGTCCAATCCAAAGCATTGAGCGGCATGGACAGCCTGCTCTCCATCGCACAAATGCCGGGTGGTATCCCGGTCGGAACCCTCGCTATTGGCGCAGCGGGCGCGAAAAATGCCGGATTGCTGGCGGCGGCGATCCTTGCGGTGAACGATACAGCCTTGGCTGAACGGCTCGATGCCTGGCGTGCTGAGCAAAGCGCTGCCGTGGCGGAGAAGCCGCAATGA
- a CDS encoding 5-(carboxyamino)imidazole ribonucleotide synthase, with product MSDDDSIIVTPLPPGSMIGIIGCGQLGRMLVLAAAQLGYPCHVYGREPLGPAGQVAAHFTEGEYDDAKAIAAFAAECDVVTYEWENLPVNPLAALGPEVDLFPGVRPLEVGQSRLAEKTFVAGLGGLTAPFAPVRSEDELTDALDKSGVPAIIKSDRMGYDGKGQVRLQDRDDLSTVWQELNGQQALAEGFVEFDAEFSVLLVRGRDGAIRFWDAPHNVHEDGILRLSTAPAPENIQTHIPSARALARKIATELDYVGVLAIEFFATAEGPIFNEMAPRVHNSGHWTIEGAATSQFENHIRAICGLPLGDTRLIEGGAEMRNLIGDEVKLWSDHLSDSGSHVHLYGKRQPRPGRKMGHVTRLLPIN from the coding sequence ATGAGTGACGATGATTCGATAATCGTCACGCCTTTGCCACCGGGCAGTATGATCGGAATCATCGGCTGTGGCCAATTGGGCCGGATGCTGGTGCTGGCGGCGGCGCAGCTTGGCTATCCCTGCCATGTCTATGGCCGCGAGCCTCTAGGTCCAGCGGGGCAGGTGGCGGCGCATTTCACTGAAGGCGAATATGACGATGCCAAAGCCATCGCGGCTTTTGCGGCTGAGTGCGATGTCGTCACCTATGAATGGGAGAATCTGCCGGTCAATCCGCTGGCGGCGCTGGGCCCGGAGGTTGACCTGTTCCCCGGTGTGCGTCCCCTGGAAGTCGGCCAGAGCCGCTTGGCGGAAAAGACATTTGTCGCGGGACTGGGCGGTCTGACCGCACCCTTTGCGCCTGTCAGAAGTGAGGATGAGCTTACCGATGCGCTAGATAAAAGCGGCGTCCCCGCGATCATCAAAAGCGACCGTATGGGCTATGACGGCAAAGGGCAGGTGCGGCTTCAGGACCGCGATGATCTGAGCACAGTGTGGCAGGAACTGAATGGCCAACAGGCACTGGCCGAGGGTTTTGTCGAGTTTGACGCGGAGTTTTCGGTGCTACTGGTGCGCGGGCGCGATGGGGCTATCCGCTTCTGGGATGCGCCGCATAATGTGCATGAGGATGGCATTTTGCGTCTCTCCACGGCCCCTGCGCCGGAGAATATCCAGACGCATATCCCCTCTGCCCGCGCACTGGCGCGCAAGATTGCGACTGAGCTGGACTATGTCGGGGTATTGGCGATCGAGTTCTTCGCCACTGCCGAAGGCCCGATTTTCAACGAAATGGCCCCGCGCGTGCATAATAGCGGCCATTGGACGATTGAAGGCGCAGCGACCAGCCAGTTTGAAAACCATATCCGCGCCATTTGTGGCCTGCCGCTTGGTGATACCCGATTGATTGAGGGCGGCGCGGAAATGCGCAATCTGATCGGTGATGAGGTCAAGCTGTGGAGCGATCACCTTTCCGATAGCGGCAGCCATGTGCATCTTTATGGGAAACGCCAGCCACGCCCCGGTCGCAAAATGGGGCATGTGACGCGGTTATTGCCGATCAACTGA
- a CDS encoding dihydrofolate reductase encodes MTETAHRPHITMILARADNGVIGRDGDLPWHLPADLKRFKKLTMGKPMVMGRKTFDSLPGLLPGRRHIVLTRDAAWAAKGAETATNVEQVLQLLDEAEAIAIIGGAQIYRLFEALADRIEITRVHEDSAGDTHIDDFDPSVWREVCAEHHAAEDGRPAYSFVTLERISATD; translated from the coding sequence ATGACCGAGACAGCGCACCGCCCGCATATCACCATGATCCTGGCCCGTGCCGATAATGGCGTGATTGGCCGCGATGGCGATCTGCCCTGGCATCTTCCCGCTGACCTCAAGCGGTTCAAAAAGCTGACTATGGGCAAACCTATGGTGATGGGCCGCAAGACTTTTGATTCCCTCCCGGGTCTGCTGCCGGGGCGGCGGCATATCGTTTTGACCCGCGATGCCGCTTGGGCTGCAAAGGGTGCGGAAACCGCAACTAATGTGGAGCAGGTACTTCAGCTTTTGGACGAAGCCGAAGCGATAGCGATTATTGGCGGGGCGCAAATCTATCGCCTGTTCGAAGCGCTGGCTGATCGGATTGAGATTACTAGGGTGCATGAGGATAGTGCGGGTGATACGCATATCGATGATTTCGACCCGAGCGTCTGGCGCGAAGTCTGCGCCGAGCATCACGCTGCGGAGGATGGTCGCCCGGCCTATAGCTTCGTCACCCTCGAACGCATATCCGCGACCGATTAG
- a CDS encoding bifunctional riboflavin kinase/FAD synthetase, with protein MITASATRLDGNQPVPEALRGAIIALGNFDGFHAGHQAVAGEAIKWAKAEGRPAIIATFDPHPVRFFKPDTPPFRLTTLDQRERLFLEAGADAMLVFSFGKELASTTAEDFITELLIARFGAAGVVTGEDFSFGKGAKGNITILREHGAGHGLQARAVSPVEDGEIISSSRIREALQAGDPQEAARLMTRPFAIQAEVQHGDKNGRKLGYPTANLDMGHYLRPKYGVYAITGALPDGRVLQGAANLGIRPQFDPPKELLEPHFFDFNEDLYGQTIEVALHHFLRPEAKFDDLDALMAQMAKDCDKARELLASAAIRA; from the coding sequence ATGATCACTGCCAGCGCGACCAGACTGGACGGCAACCAGCCGGTGCCCGAGGCTCTGCGCGGCGCGATTATCGCGCTGGGCAATTTTGACGGCTTTCATGCCGGGCATCAGGCGGTGGCGGGTGAAGCGATCAAATGGGCCAAGGCCGAGGGCCGCCCGGCGATTATCGCCACCTTTGACCCGCATCCGGTGCGCTTTTTCAAGCCCGATACGCCGCCGTTCCGGCTGACCACGCTGGATCAGCGCGAGCGCTTGTTTCTTGAGGCTGGGGCCGATGCGATGCTGGTCTTCTCCTTCGGCAAGGAACTGGCGAGCACGACAGCCGAGGATTTTATCACCGAGTTGCTGATCGCCCGTTTTGGCGCGGCGGGTGTCGTCACGGGCGAAGATTTCAGCTTCGGCAAAGGCGCCAAGGGTAATATCACCATCTTGCGCGAGCATGGTGCAGGGCATGGTCTGCAAGCGCGGGCAGTGTCGCCCGTCGAGGATGGCGAAATCATCTCCTCCAGCCGCATCCGCGAAGCCTTACAGGCAGGCGATCCGCAGGAAGCGGCGCGGTTGATGACACGGCCTTTCGCGATTCAGGCCGAAGTGCAGCATGGCGACAAAAATGGCCGCAAGCTGGGCTATCCCACCGCCAATCTCGATATGGGTCATTATCTGCGCCCGAAATATGGCGTTTATGCCATCACCGGCGCGCTGCCCGATGGCCGGGTTCTGCAGGGTGCGGCCAATCTTGGCATTCGCCCGCAATTTGATCCGCCCAAGGAATTGCTCGAACCGCATTTCTTTGATTTTAACGAGGATCTTTACGGCCAGACCATAGAGGTCGCGCTGCATCACTTTTTGCGCCCCGAAGCGAAATTCGACGATCTCGACGCGCTGATGGCGCAAATGGCCAAGGATTGCGACAAAGCGCGGGAATTGCTTGCGTCCGCCGCCATCCGGGCCTAA
- a CDS encoding isoleucine--tRNA ligase, which produces MTDSNAPEKPDYKDTVFLPKTPFPMKAGLANKEPGILDRWRDEKLYETLRERRKGRETFILHDGPPYANGDIHIGHSLNKILKDLVVRTQSLLGKDAPYVPGWDCHGLPIEWKIEEQYRKKKRNKDEVPASEFRAECRDYADKWVNVQRGQFQRLGVMGRWDQPYLTMDYAAEAEIVAELLKFAESGQLYRGAKPVMWSPVEKTALAEAEVEYEDITSTQIDVAFEIVEAPNCPEIQELIDKGEKVHAAIWTTTPWTIPVNQALAYGEEVDYCLYQINLDVGRGAGGHSDATSVLQALAETPIAQGRRLLIASALAESVSKRLERMAAVLLPPGLKEADLTVELSPVSLGGTYDIKGSQLAGAIAQHPMADHFSSPLAGEERDLARNEPSRSGEGSAARSDESFGAQTRADPSPQPSPARGEGALVDFFTKPRPFLPGDFVTTDAGTGLVHMAPDHGEDDFDLCKSHGINPVFAVDSDGQYREDWAWLPRSGSVINKKFVAVDGPICNDLREAGALLSASDDFAHSYPHSWRSKAKIIYRCTPQWFVPMDSDLTHLPAKSLQEKGWEDEGGAVDMNDETLCASPTLREVALDEIRNKIRFVPERGQRRLESMVEGRPDWVLSRQRAWGVPIALYVNRKSGEYLNDPAVNERIIAAFRQGGADAWFEADHQALLGNSYDLADYEVITDILDVWFDSGSTHAFVLESERWPELDSPADLYLEGSDQHRGWFQSSLLESGGTRGRAPYKALLTHGMTLDKNGKKMSKSLGNTLDPQKVINVQGADILRLWAASVDFTEDHRIGDEILKTVSDSYRKLRNTFRYMLGGLSDFDEAEKMPVADMPELERYMLHRLAALDAELKQAVNDFAFGKYVRALSDFANEDLSAFFFDIRKDCLYCDVNPETGTQTDKRRAYRTVLDVMFHAMTRYIAPVLCFTAEEVWQTRYPDADSVHLLEWPEVDARWADNDLAAKWDRLRDQREAVTEAIEPLRQEKTIRSSLEAEIVFPHEDLAVSPEDFAEICIIAGVADGKELSVTKTTNHKCGRCWRLIPDVAFDGGLCDRCSSVLNG; this is translated from the coding sequence ATGACCGACAGCAACGCGCCCGAAAAGCCAGACTATAAAGACACGGTGTTCCTGCCCAAAACGCCCTTCCCGATGAAGGCGGGATTGGCCAATAAGGAGCCGGGCATTCTCGACCGCTGGCGCGACGAAAAGCTGTATGAAACGCTGCGCGAGCGGCGCAAGGGGCGCGAGACCTTCATCCTGCATGATGGCCCGCCCTATGCCAATGGCGATATCCATATCGGCCATTCATTGAACAAGATCCTCAAGGATCTGGTGGTGCGCACCCAGAGCCTGCTCGGCAAGGATGCGCCCTATGTCCCCGGCTGGGATTGCCATGGCCTGCCGATCGAATGGAAGATCGAGGAACAATATCGCAAGAAAAAGCGCAACAAGGATGAGGTGCCTGCGTCCGAATTCCGCGCCGAATGCCGCGATTATGCCGATAAATGGGTCAATGTGCAGCGCGGTCAGTTTCAGCGCCTCGGCGTAATGGGCCGCTGGGACCAGCCCTATCTCACTATGGATTATGCCGCTGAGGCAGAGATTGTCGCCGAGCTGCTGAAATTCGCCGAAAGCGGCCAACTCTATCGCGGTGCCAAGCCGGTGATGTGGTCGCCGGTGGAGAAGACAGCGCTCGCCGAGGCCGAGGTGGAATATGAGGATATCACCTCGACGCAGATTGATGTGGCGTTTGAGATTGTTGAGGCGCCGAATTGTCCGGAAATTCAGGAACTAATCGATAAGGGCGAGAAGGTCCATGCGGCGATCTGGACGACAACGCCTTGGACGATCCCGGTCAATCAGGCGCTCGCTTATGGCGAGGAGGTTGATTATTGTCTTTACCAGATCAACTTGGACGTTGGACGTGGTGCAGGTGGCCATAGTGATGCAACAAGTGTTTTACAGGCTCTAGCAGAGACACCAATCGCTCAGGGGCGCAGGCTCTTGATAGCCAGTGCGCTGGCGGAGAGCGTTTCTAAGCGGCTTGAAAGAATGGCTGCTGTTCTGCTTCCACCTGGACTTAAGGAAGCTGACCTTACCGTTGAGTTGAGCCCGGTCTCATTGGGCGGAACTTATGACATTAAAGGCTCCCAGCTCGCTGGAGCGATCGCCCAGCATCCCATGGCTGACCATTTCTCCTCTCCCCTTGCGGGAGAGGAGCGAGACTTGGCGAGGAACGAGCCTAGTCGCAGCGGAGAGGGGTCTGCGGCTAGGTCCGATGAGTCATTTGGCGCGCAGACGCGCGCCGACCCCTCTCCCCAACCCTCCCCCGCAAGGGGGGAGGGAGCTTTGGTGGATTTCTTCACCAAGCCGCGCCCCTTCCTTCCTGGGGATTTTGTCACCACCGATGCGGGTACAGGTCTGGTCCATATGGCGCCCGATCATGGCGAGGACGACTTTGATCTATGCAAGTCGCATGGCATCAATCCGGTGTTCGCGGTCGATAGTGATGGGCAATATCGGGAAGATTGGGCTTGGCTGCCGCGCTCGGGATCGGTGATCAACAAGAAGTTTGTCGCTGTCGACGGGCCGATCTGTAACGATCTTCGCGAGGCGGGGGCGTTGCTTTCGGCGTCGGATGATTTTGCCCATAGCTACCCGCATAGCTGGCGCTCCAAGGCGAAGATCATCTATCGCTGCACCCCGCAATGGTTTGTGCCGATGGACAGCGACCTCACCCATTTGCCCGCAAAGTCCTTGCAGGAAAAAGGCTGGGAGGATGAAGGCGGCGCGGTCGATATGAATGACGAGACGCTCTGCGCCTCGCCGACATTGCGCGAAGTGGCACTCGACGAGATCCGCAACAAAATCCGCTTTGTGCCCGAGCGCGGCCAGCGGCGGCTGGAGTCGATGGTGGAGGGTCGCCCCGATTGGGTGTTGTCGCGTCAACGTGCCTGGGGTGTGCCGATTGCGCTGTATGTCAATCGCAAGAGTGGCGAGTATCTTAATGATCCGGCGGTCAATGAGCGGATTATCGCAGCGTTCAGACAGGGCGGGGCCGATGCCTGGTTTGAGGCCGATCATCAGGCACTGCTCGGCAACAGCTATGACTTGGCCGATTATGAGGTCATCACCGATATTTTGGATGTCTGGTTCGACAGCGGCTCGACCCACGCCTTTGTCCTCGAAAGCGAGCGCTGGCCCGAACTTGACAGCCCGGCGGACCTCTATCTTGAAGGGTCTGATCAGCATCGTGGCTGGTTCCAGTCGAGCCTGCTCGAAAGTGGCGGCACCCGCGGTCGCGCGCCTTACAAGGCGTTGCTGACCCATGGCATGACGCTCGACAAGAACGGCAAGAAAATGTCGAAGTCGCTGGGCAATACGCTCGACCCGCAAAAGGTCATCAATGTGCAGGGTGCGGATATTTTGCGGCTATGGGCGGCGAGTGTTGATTTTACCGAGGATCACCGCATTGGCGATGAAATCCTCAAAACCGTGTCGGACAGTTATCGCAAGCTGCGCAATACCTTCCGCTATATGCTGGGTGGGCTTTCCGATTTTGACGAGGCCGAAAAAATGCCTGTCGCCGATATGCCCGAGCTGGAGCGCTATATGCTGCACCGGCTGGCGGCGCTGGATGCCGAGCTGAAGCAGGCGGTCAATGATTTCGCCTTTGGCAAATATGTCCGCGCGCTTTCCGATTTCGCCAATGAGGATCTGTCGGCCTTTTTCTTCGATATCCGCAAGGACTGCCTCTATTGCGACGTCAATCCCGAGACCGGGACACAGACCGATAAGCGGCGCGCCTATCGCACGGTCTTGGACGTGATGTTCCACGCCATGACGCGCTATATCGCGCCGGTGCTATGCTTCACCGCCGAAGAGGTGTGGCAAACCCGCTATCCTGATGCGGACAGTGTGCATCTGCTCGAATGGCCCGAGGTGGATGCGCGCTGGGCCGATAATGATCTGGCCGCGAAATGGGACAGGTTGCGCGATCAGCGCGAGGCAGTGACCGAGGCGATTGAGCCATTGCGGCAGGAAAAGACCATCCGCTCCAGCCTGGAGGCAGAGATTGTCTTTCCGCATGAAGACCTTGCCGTATCGCCGGAAGACTTTGCCGAAATCTGTATCATCGCCGGTGTTGCCGATGGCAAAGAGCTGTCGGTCACCAAAACCACCAACCATAAATGCGGTCGTTGCTGGCGGTTAATCCCCGATGTGGCATTTGACGGCGGCTTGTGCGACCGCTGCAGCAGCGTGTTGAACGGATAA
- the lspA gene encoding signal peptidase II: MGQVDEKAKGYRRQGLFLAVFVFLLDQAVKYMVTVPLSLESRVSVEVMPFFNLTWAKNFGVSMGLLTAESPMQRWLLVALTGLIAAIVLVWMFREKLRGDIWALALILGGALGNIVDRVRLGYVVDYADLHFEWGGQMIRPFLIFNIADAAITIGVVLLLLRALLIGDKAREAAQEGAVE; the protein is encoded by the coding sequence ATGGGGCAGGTGGACGAAAAGGCGAAAGGCTATCGGCGGCAGGGGCTGTTTCTGGCGGTCTTTGTGTTTCTGCTCGATCAGGCGGTGAAATATATGGTGACCGTGCCGCTGTCGCTCGAATCGCGGGTGAGCGTCGAGGTCATGCCCTTCTTCAACCTGACCTGGGCGAAGAATTTTGGCGTGTCCATGGGGTTGCTGACGGCGGAAAGTCCGATGCAGCGCTGGTTACTGGTGGCGCTGACCGGGCTTATCGCGGCGATCGTGCTGGTGTGGATGTTCCGCGAGAAATTACGCGGTGATATCTGGGCGCTGGCGCTGATATTGGGCGGCGCGCTGGGTAATATTGTTGATCGGGTGCGGCTGGGCTATGTTGTCGATTATGCCGATCTCCATTTTGAATGGGGCGGGCAGATGATCAGACCGTTTCTGATCTTCAACATTGCCGATGCCGCGATCACTATTGGCGTCGTGTTGCTATTGCTGCGCGCGCTGCTGATTGGAGACAAGGCGCGCGAGGCGGCGCAAGAGGGCGCGGTTGAGTGA
- a CDS encoding DUF3035 domain-containing protein, with the protein MTVRIAAKFAAVAGLAFGLAACGSTNVFDRDRPDEFAVSRQAPLVIPPDFALEPPRPGAPRPQQDSASDQALEALFGGLQARSATESSAIRRAGDADPSIRSTVSDPGTNTVDKGTVVRDIISAPEGDGREAQSSIPE; encoded by the coding sequence ATGACTGTGCGTATTGCAGCGAAATTTGCCGCCGTGGCCGGACTGGCTTTTGGCCTTGCCGCATGTGGCTCAACCAATGTCTTTGACCGGGATCGGCCGGATGAATTTGCCGTGTCGCGTCAGGCGCCCTTGGTGATCCCGCCCGATTTCGCGCTTGAACCACCGCGTCCCGGTGCGCCGCGTCCGCAACAGGATAGTGCCAGCGATCAGGCGCTTGAAGCGCTGTTTGGCGGGCTACAGGCGCGCAGCGCGACTGAGAGCTCTGCTATTCGTCGGGCCGGAGATGCCGACCCTTCCATTCGTTCGACCGTGTCCGATCCGGGCACCAACACCGTCGACAAGGGAACCGTAGTGCGTGATATTATCTCGGCACCTGAAGGCGATGGCCGTGAGGCACAGAGCAGTATTCCCGAATAA
- a CDS encoding IS630 family transposase (programmed frameshift) has protein sequence MARAYSDDLRERAAAAVVSGRSCREVADLFGVSVASVVKWSQRRRREGSAAARRMGGYRKRQLEPHRSFIIERLQAQPDLTLYQLTAELSERGIVTSPASVWRMVRSAGLSFKKSLFAIEQLRPKVARRRAQWKKYQGRLDPKRLVFIDETWTKTNMTPLRGWAPRGSKLIPRAPFGSWRTLTFLAALRHDRIDAPCVIDGPINGQLFTAYVEQFLVPTLSPGDIVIMDNLGSHKGQAVRRAIRSVGARLFFLPPYSPDLNPIEQAFAKLKTLLRKAKERSVEATWQRIGKLLDTFSPQECANYLRNSGYASI, from the exons ATGGCACGAGCTTATTCTGACGATCTACGAGAGCGCGCAGCTGCTGCGGTGGTTTCGGGACGCAGCTGCCGAGAGGTTGCTGATTTGTTTGGTGTGAGTGTGGCCAGTGTGGTGAAGTGGTCACAGCGCCGTCGCCGGGAGGGTAGCGCTGCTGCCCGGCGCATGGGTGGTTATCGCAAGCGTCAGCTTGAGCCGCACCGGTCGTTTATCATCGAGCGGTTGCAGGCTCAGCCTGATCTGACCCTTTACCAACTGACGGCAGAACTGTCCGAGCGCGGCATCGTCACCAGCCCGGCTTCGGTTTGGCGGATGGTTCGTTCGGCCGGTCTCAGCTTC AAAAAAAGTCTCTTCGCCATCGAGCAACTGCGGCCAAAAGTGGCGCGGCGGCGGGCACAATGGAAGAAATATCAAGGCCGACTTGATCCCAAGCGCCTCGTCTTCATCGACGAGACCTGGACCAAGACCAACATGACACCGCTACGCGGCTGGGCACCGCGCGGCAGCAAGCTGATCCCTCGTGCGCCCTTCGGCAGTTGGCGTACACTGACATTCCTTGCCGCTCTGCGCCATGATCGCATCGATGCGCCATGCGTCATTGACGGGCCAATTAACGGCCAACTCTTTACTGCTTATGTCGAGCAGTTCCTTGTGCCTACACTCTCACCTGGTGACATCGTCATCATGGACAATCTGGGTAGCCACAAGGGACAGGCCGTGCGCAGGGCAATCCGCAGTGTAGGTGCCAGACTGTTCTTCCTCCCACCCTACAGTCCAGACCTCAACCCTATCGAACAGGCCTTTGCCAAGCTGAAAACCCTGTTGCGTAAAGCCAAAGAGCGATCCGTCGAAGCAACATGGCAGCGCATCGGGAAACTGCTCGATACCTTCTCTCCGCAAGAATGCGCCAACTATCTCAGAAACTCAGGATATGCTTCAATCTAA